The DNA segment TTGACAAACTACTCAAAAAATCACGTTTGAACCTCAAACATCATTTTAAGCCTTGAAATGTTGTTCCTAAGAGGATTTATCCTAAATTCATTTTCATAGAGAAGCATGATAACACAATAATTCTAATAAATGAACACAAATTATTTAGATAAGGCTCATCATGCTCGAGAGCCTACAACCTTAACAAATAAGTGTGAGAATCATGAAAGAGTATTGAACCTCAATGCAACTGAAACACTAATATCTGATAGGAGTCAAACTAGAATACACAAAGATAAAACTGAACTGTGTGCAAAAGAATAACTTTGAAAGAAGGGATACAGTAGAGTAATTAGACTGTTAATTTTGGAATTTATCAGAAAATATAGAAGTTTTCATGACCCTAAGAAGTAAATGATAATTCTACATCCTTTACCATACATACCAAAGCAGCATGTTCTTCCTGTACACGCTTCAAGTTCTGATTAGATTCTTCTCTGCATTCCAACAGCTTTAACTCACAATTTCTTTCCATCTCTCCAACAATTTTTTCAGCCTGAGATTAATAAATGAAGTGAAAGGCGACAATATATTTCCAGTCAAAATATGCTTCAACATAAGAATTAGTAGCTACCCTCTCCTTCTCTACATTGATACTTTCCAACTTCTCCAAGTCATACTTCCTCCGGATGTCACTGATGGCCTGAGAAAGATCCAACGAGTTTAACTTGTCGGATAGGAGCAAACATACACAGAAACATCAGATAGAATATTTTAAGATTAACCTGGTCATTTTTCTGAGATAATTCCTTTAAATGCCTAGAAAGTTCTAGTTGTTTGCTTTCTAACATCTGATCATGCTGCTTTTTAGCTTCTGCAAGGTTGCTTTCAGCAGCAAGCAAAGATGCCTGAATCTGCAATAAGGTACAAAACACAAGGCATTTAAACACATTGTATTGGATTTAATAGGATCTGTAAAACTAAAAGTATCCACAGAAAAAACCTTTTCTCTCTCAGCTTCCAACTGTTTCTGCCTGTCCTGAAGTTCCTGAAGAATCTTATCTTTCTCCTCCAATTTATTGTTAGTCTCTGCAACATGCTTCTCCTGTGATTCCACTGTTTCTGTGTACTTGTCAATTTCCTCGCGTAAAAGACGGGTTTCATCTTCCTTTTTCTGCATGTCTATTTGAAGCTTTCCAATATGGTCTTTGTTCTCTGTTTCCATATAAGAGAGTTTCACCAATAAATTTTGCTGCAAGATATGAAAATTGGCCTTGTTACGTTTAATCAGACACTGTTACTAATGAATGTTCTCTGAGAAGAATTAaccatttcattctccgatagtTTTGAATTTTCTGACAAAGCGACAACATTCTCCTGCAGTTTGCTAATCAGCACTTCCATCTCCATCTTCTTGGACAGAAGCAGTTCCGCTTCAGACTCTAATTTTCTAATCTGATCTTCTGCTAAACGGGATTCTTCAGCATGCTGCACCATTGCATGTTCTTGCTCTTTCTGAAGTGCAAAGACTTTATCCTTCAAGTCCTTATTAGCTAACTCTAGAGCATTTTTCTCTGATGCAACGCTTGTATATTGATCCTGGAGCTTGTCAAACTTTCGTTGAGCATGCCGAGCAGCAAGTTCCCCCTTCTCTCTCATCATTTCAAAACCAGCATCAAATAAGGCATTAAGCTGAAATATCTTCTCCGCAAAGGCAAGACTTTGACTATCCAAATTAGTAAACTTCACCACCATTTCATTCACAAACTTATTAAGGTTCTTTATCTCCTGAAGTGATGTATCTAATTGTTTGGCAAAGTTGCTATTTCTAGATAACAGATCACTCCTTTCTTTCTCCAAATTCTTTTTGACATTCCTCAAGTCCTCCAGTTCATCTTCTTTTAATCTTGATTCAAGATGTAACTCTTCCAACTTGGACTTCAAATTCTCCACCGCAAGTCCATTAGCTGCTACAGTAGCTTCAAATTCCTTGATCATGGCATCTTATAAAACAATAAGAGAAAGAAACAAGTAAATAAAGGGAGAAAAGTATTTAGAACTGAGAAAGTTACCAAGAGGTAAACTTATCACAAAAAGTAGAGATGTTTAGATCTGTGTCAGTAGTAGGACATCTCTGCGCAGAATGAAGCATAACATGAAAAATTTCTCTTTCTGACTAACAAGACAAATGTCCCTAAAGAGAACTAGTACCTCTTTTGGAGACGGTCTCCGAAAAGTTTTATTGTTAAAAGAATCTTAAAGCACACAATATGAATCCAATGGATAGAGAAGAACTTGAAAAGACAGACGACTTCAAGAGAATTGCCAAATGCAACTGTTTCCCAAACACCATGAACAGTTCCAGTTACAGCGTAACGTGAAAAGAGAGATGTTAAATCTCAAACAAGACTTGAAATTTCCCCCTAGGTTCATAGAGGAGAAACTATGGGCTTTGGCACAGACCAGTCTACGAGCTTCTTATGTAGTTAAGAGCAGCCACACATAGATCGTTCACCAACAAACTAACCATGTAAAGTGAAATAGAGCGTTGACTGCTTAAGTCCATATTGAATCAATCAAAGGGACAGGCATTTAATAGACAACAGAACTaacataaataataaaaaaagaagaggagattAGCTGGTTGACGCAGAGAGTAGAGCCATTTTTTATGCAACATCTGCTATTTCTCGAAAGTTGAGGTGCAAGCACAAAAGCTCTTTGATCATAGCTATTTACCTTTCTCCTCAATTACACTGATACTTTTGCTCTGTTCAACCCTGAAATAGTTCTCCATTTTCTCCTTCTCGATTCTGATTTCATTCAGCTCCTTTTTACCTTTATTGACAACCCAAAAACATGTTAGGCAACTTTAAACATTAGTATCTAAGAAGCATAAACCTCTAGATATTCAGCAGCATATATGGTTTCTAACTGCTTAGAAGCTCTCAATTGGTGATAAAAATATATTGCACAACAAGGCATTATTAACTTACAATTTCTAACAGTTTCTTCGGAGGATTCCAACCTCAAAGAGAGGGCTTTCATGTTGTCTTGCAAGTTATCAATAACAACAGAAGTTGCAGATCGTCTATCTTCAAAAGATGCCTTGTCTTTCTCAGCTGTAGAGTCAAGTGCACAatccaaaatatttaaaaaaaattaaaaagccaGAAAGGATTGTTCTATCTGCTTTGCATCCGGATATTCTTTTAAAGGAAAGTTACGGTAACATACCATTCTGAACCACACCAGCTAGGTGCTGTAAGGTTTCAGTTAGCTGATCACACAAGGTCTTTGTTGAAGAAAATTTAGATTCCAGTCCTTTCCATAGCTTCTCGTCTTCTTTCTGCTTCACTTTCAACTTAGCATTTTCATTGTACGCATTTTGCAACTTTTCTTCTAGTATATGAATATCTTCAATCAACTTCTTCAATTTAGAGTTCTGTATTCAATTATGATGACGCACAATTATAAAACAAGTGAAATTACTAGTCATTAGGTCTCAAAATTCAAGCACAAAACCTAAGTCCTAATTGCAATTATATTATTAACGTATAGAAGCCTTTGTCTGTTCTGTATAAGCATACACCTGACAGCTGTATCCATGGGAACCAGCGCATGCCACACGCATAGAAAGATGCACTCATGCAAGcgtacacatacacacacactcacacacaAAAATCCGTGTATCGGTGTACTAAAATTGAACATTTCAACGAAATTACCGCCAATTGCAGATCAGTTTTAGCAGAAGCTTGCTCCTTCACCAATTTCTCTGTTGACGATAGAAACAAATGAACAATTTATTTgaaaaaatatacatttttccAGAAAATTTAGAAAACTACTACATTCATCAACTAATAACCTGCTGTAAGCTTCAAATTCGCAAAACTTCCAGAAGAAACCATGTCAGCTGACATGCGCGTCGTTATCGGCATGGCTTTCCCAGCTCCTAAACCAGATCCGGCCAGCGATTTGAAGTGATCACGGCCTCTCATGACTGATAATCCTAAAAGCTTACTCATTTTCGAATAAAACGCAAATATTCTCCGATTTCCCCTATATAGACGAAGTAGAAATCCTTCAACGTTGATTTTGTGGCCTAATCGATCACAAAGCAAGGATGTAAAACCCTAGAAATAGAAAAAATCGGAGCGATCGGCTCTGTGAGCTTAGCTTTTCGTTTTCGTGATGACTAAGAACTGTATCGGAGAAGAAAATTCTAGAAAAGGGAATTTCGAAGAGATCGTCGCCTGCGATTGTCTCTCAGTTGAACTCGAGTCTGTGAGAATGAATATTTGAAAT comes from the Nicotiana sylvestris chromosome 4, ASM39365v2, whole genome shotgun sequence genome and includes:
- the LOC104228101 gene encoding synaptonemal complex protein 1-like; this encodes MSKLLGLSVMRGRDHFKSLAGSGLGAGKAMPITTRMSADMVSSGSFANLKLTAEKLVKEQASAKTDLQLANSKLKKLIEDIHILEEKLQNAYNENAKLKVKQKEDEKLWKGLESKFSSTKTLCDQLTETLQHLAGVVQNAEKDKASFEDRRSATSVVIDNLQDNMKALSLRLESSEETVRNCKKELNEIRIEKEKMENYFRVEQSKSISVIEEKDAMIKEFEATVAANGLAVENLKSKLEELHLESRLKEDELEDLRNVKKNLEKERSDLLSRNSNFAKQLDTSLQEIKNLNKFVNEMVVKFTNLDSQSLAFAEKIFQLNALFDAGFEMMREKGELAARHAQRKFDKLQDQYTSVASEKNALELANKDLKDKVFALQKEQEHAMVQHAEESRLAEDQIRKLESEAELLLSKKMEMEVLISKLQENVVALSENSKLSENEMQNLLVKLSYMETENKDHIGKLQIDMQKKEDETRLLREEIDKYTETVESQEKHVAETNNKLEEKDKILQELQDRQKQLEAEREKIQASLLAAESNLAEAKKQHDQMLESKQLELSRHLKELSQKNDQAISDIRRKYDLEKLESINVEKERAEKIVGEMERNCELKLLECREESNQNLKRVQEEHAALVCHIQQEHSKKEMSLVSSHNEELKRVRLQYENELREKTSSMRNEHEAQLRALRVELEDECRRLQEELDMLKSKEEKQRALLQLQWKVMGNNPEEEEVTSKKKHSGSLTKRNQSDSCKRGQLAPVRAEAKDVDAHYLEGSQTPVSNLLRKVEKVNTGSVISMPKHSRKVTHHEYEVETTNGRTITKRRKTKSTVMFDDPSKNKKKRTPKVKTPREVIRSIKGGGHPKPANIGDLFSEGSLNPYADDPYAFG